From one Babesia bovis T2Bo chromosome 3, whole genome shotgun sequence genomic stretch:
- a CDS encoding large subunit ribosomal protein L25, whose translation MSYKSVLKREHWNILKSQLCDVFKRHTRSTEATLDAYVWPRFVQKEHLWAEGLVPALVTLHGYPSKVYIKRGDIFSLAFDEEHGHLSHLFTGRLYNLKIGNDIERCVITDVKCDPIEKVLYFVKFARHVEGEISEVDIPCSVVGLMASPAYLKGYHVQLMMPTIKCEVAGKTVPPPFQIDVSKLDYREPYNSIVLKDILHLLPNDHSVFFHRSYDIETQEVVCTYQTGSLPEQPLPPDYVDPNFINRRGNRIHLTYKGFYPKQ comes from the coding sequence ATGTCATATAAAAGTGTGCTCAAAAGGGAGCATTGGAATATACTAAAATCGCAGCTATGTGACGTCTTTAAACGACACACCCGCTCTACAGAAGCAACCTTAGACGCGTACGTTTGGCCTAGATTTGTTCAAAAGGAGCACCTTTGGGCCGAAGGACTAGTACCAGCACTTGTCACTCTACATGGATATCCAAGTAAGGTTTATATCAAGCGTGGTGATATCTTCTCACTGGCATTCGATGAGGAACATGGACACCTAAGTCACCTGTTCACAGGAAGGCTTTACAATCTAAAAATCGGAAATGATATTGAACGTTGTGTTATAACAGATGTAAAGTGTGATCCTATTGAAAAAGTACTGTATTTCGTGAAATTCGCTCGCCATGTGGAAGGTGAAATTAGCGAGGTGGATATACCGTGTTCGGTAGTTGGCTTGATGGCTTCACCCGCATACCTCAAAGGGTATCACGTTCAATTGATGATGCCCACTATAAAATGCGAGGTTGCTGGTAAGACTGTGCCACCACCATTTCAGATAGATGTTTCTAAATTGGATTATAGGGAACCCTATAATTCAATTGTGCTGAAAGATATACTGCATCTATTACCAAATGACCATAGTGTATTCTTCCACAGAAGTTATGACATAGAAACACAAGAGGTTGTTTGTACGTATCAAACAGGCTCTCTGCCAGAACAGCCTTTGCCACCAGATTACGTAGACCCCAACTTCATAAATAGAAGAGGCAATCGCATTCACTTAACATACAAGGGTTTCTATCCAAAacaataa